The genomic DNA TCTCGGTATCATAATTCCATTAGAAGTAATTGTTAGACCTATTTGTTTTTGAGCATTCAAAACGTTTAATATATCTATATTTTTTTCTATTGGTAAATCTCCATATCCTGGGCTATATCGCATAGTTATAAATTTATCTTGCTTTAAAAAAACCTTTTCTAAATTATTTTGAACAATGTCACACACTTCTTCTATTGCTGTTGTTCCACATGAATCAATTATTAGTCCTTTTGTTAAATTTGAATAAGAGTGTCGTCTTATTTCTTTTTCTATATCTATCCCTATAGTAGCTGCCATAATTACACACTCATTACATTCTTTTAAAAGTTCATATACATCTTTACTCTCTAATGTTAAATTTGTTCCCTCTAATTCTACAACATTATCTTTATTTATTTTAATAGGATAAATCCTAGATAAATATCTAGGATTTATTTTATTTTTAGTTATAGCTACACATTCATCAATAGTATATTTAAGGTCTTTATCTATCTCTTGACCTCTGTATTGTAAATATCTTAAAACTTCACTTTGATTTATGCTTATATCTTCTCTTCCAATTAAATTATTCTCCATATATATTTAAAGAAAATCCTTTATCTAAAACATCTTTTGCATATTCCTTTGCCCCAAATAAAGATAAGTCTCTGTAGTTTCCACATTCTATAGCTGTAGCTGCTGGCATTTTATCTGATTCAAGAACTTTTTTTAATGCTTCTTCTAAACCAATCTTAACTGTTTTGGCATCTACATCTCCCCATAGTATTAAATAAAATCCTGTTCTACATCCCATTGGAGATAAGTCTATTACACCATCTAATGTATCTCTTAAATAAGTAGCTAAAAGATGCTCTAAACCGTGCATAGCAGCAGTTCCAAAACTTTCTACATTTGGCTGTAAAAATCTCAAGTCAAATTTAGTTACTTTATCTCCCTTTACTCCATCAAGTACACTACACTTTCTTACAAAAGGAGCTTTTACTTTTGTATGGTCTAGCTTAAAACTTTCTACTTTTTCCATTATTTAATCCTCCATTATACTTTAAAATTTGTTACATTAATTCTAAAAAAAACTCTTCCTATCTATTATTGATAAGAAGAGTATATTATTTCAAGTCATCTCATCGTTGTTAGCAGGACCACCTGATAAAAGGTTGGTATAGGATCACTGAGCTAACTCTCTCCCCTAACTCTTGA from Clostridioides difficile ATCC 9689 = DSM 1296 includes the following:
- a CDS encoding vitamin B12 dependent-methionine synthase activation domain-containing protein, translating into MENNLIGREDISINQSEVLRYLQYRGQEIDKDLKYTIDECVAITKNKINPRYLSRIYPIKINKDNVVELEGTNLTLESKDVYELLKECNECVIMAATIGIDIEKEIRRHSYSNLTKGLIIDSCGTTAIEEVCDIVQNNLEKVFLKQDKFITMRYSPGYGDLPIEKNIDILNVLNAQKQIGLTITSNGIMIPRKSVVAIIGISNTRINKSKKEKSCENCKNYRNCTYRKGANSCGNKTISEK
- a CDS encoding S-ribosylhomocysteine lyase, giving the protein MEKVESFKLDHTKVKAPFVRKCSVLDGVKGDKVTKFDLRFLQPNVESFGTAAMHGLEHLLATYLRDTLDGVIDLSPMGCRTGFYLILWGDVDAKTVKIGLEEALKKVLESDKMPAATAIECGNYRDLSLFGAKEYAKDVLDKGFSLNIYGE